CGCGGACCGTGATGTCGCGGTGGACGGCCTCCTTGGTGATGCCTGACAGGTCCACCGCCCCGATGTCCCCGCCGGCGCTCCCGATGGCGGTCGTCACCGTCCCCAGCATCCCGGTCCGGTTCGGGATCTGCACGCGCATCGTGATGCTGTAACTTTCGCTCGGAGTCAATGTCGGCGTCATGGCCCGCTCCTCCCCGCGAGGCCCCGCTTGGGGCACACGCGCTCCAGCCCGCACTGCGGGCACCGCGGTTTCCTGGCGACGCACACCTTCCTGCCGTGCCACCCCAGGCGCGTGGTGAACTCCCACCATCGCTCCCGGGGGATCGAACCTGCGAGATCCTCCTCGATGCGCTCCGGATCCTTCGACCCGGTCAGGCCGAGGCGGAAAGAAACTCTGGCGACGTGCGTGTCCACCGGCAGAGCTGGCGTCCCGAAGCAGGCGCCCAGCAGGACGGAGGCGGTCTTCCTCCCCACGCCCGGAAGGGCGGTGAGCTCCTCCATCGTCCGGGGCACTTCGCCCCCGTGCTTCCGCACGACCGCCGCCGACAGTTCCCGCAGCGCCTTCGCCTTGTTCCGGTAGAACCCCGTGGAGCGGACCAACTCCTCGATCTCCTCCTGCCCCGCCTCCGCGATCTCCGCGGGACCGGGGAAGGAGCGGAACAGCTCCGGGGTCACCTTGTTGACCCGCTCGTCGGTGCACTGCGCGGCGAGGACCGTGGCGACCAGCAGCTCGAACGGGCCGCGGCAGTCGAGCAGGATCCGCGCCTCGGGATACTCCCGGGCGAGAAAATCGAGGACTTCCCCCACGGGAGCCGCTCCCTTCCCGCGGGTCATTCGAGCACCTCCCTCCGGTAGACGACGATCTCGAATCCCTGGACGTCGACCTCGAAGACATACCCTTCCACGGTGCAGGAGTACAGGGTCGCCTCGGCCTCCCCGTCCTCCGCGCCGCCGCCGGGGAACGCCCCGCGCGCGTCGAGCCAGTCGATCATCGCCCGGACCTCGCGAAAGGTCATGTCCATCTCGGTCACGACGTTGTAAATGCGACCGTTATGCAGTATCGGATAAATTTCGAAATTCTCGGTATCCACAGTGAGGCCAGTTTACCACGCAGGATTGAAAGTGCCGTCCCGGTCTGTTACCTTCAAGCAGACCGGACGCTTCCGCCGAAACGGGAGGGCCAATGATCATCCGCGACATCTTAGAGCACAACGCACGGATCCATCCCTCCAAGGTCGCCCTCTCCGAGCGCAACGAGGAGGTCACCTACCTCGAGCTGCGCCGGAGGGTCCGGAAACGCGCGGCGGCGCTGCAGCGGCTCGGAATCTCCCGGGGCGACCGGGCCGCGATCCTGGCCCACAACACCATCGGCTCGGTCGAGTTCTTCTTCGCGGTGACGCACATCGGGGCGTCGGTCGTGCAGCTCCATCCCACGCTGGTGGGGCGGGAGATGGCCTCCGTCCTCCAGGACGCGGAGGTCAAGGCGCTGTTCCACGAGGCGGACCTCGGCGGGAAGATCGAGGAGATCCGCGCGTTCCTTCCGCAGATCCCGGACATCCTCCGCATGGACGATCCGCGCCTCACCCTTCCCGAGGGCGAGGAGGGGCCGGAGGAGGACCCGGCCGTGGAGGCGAAGGACATCGCGCTGGTGGTCTACACCAGCGGTCCCACCGGCCGTCCGCGGGGGGCGATGCTCTCCCACCGGAACCTCATGGCGGCGTCGGTCTACTCCGCCATGGAGCTCGGCTTCTCCCGGAGGAACGTCTACCTCTCCTGCGCGACGCTGCCGTACCTGGGCGGAATCGGGCGGATGCTCCGCTTCTTCCACGTCGGCGCGTCGATCATCCTCCAGAGGGAGTTCGAGCCGATCGAGGTTCTGCGAACCATCGAGCGGCGCTCCGTCACGCACGTCGTCCTCACCCCGTCGATGATGTACCGGATCCTCGACGCCCCTTCCGCGTCGCGGTTCAACCTGTCGACCCTCCAGATGCTGCTGTACGGCGGCGCATGGATCTCCGTGGACCTTCTCAGGCGCTCCATCGGCTTCTTCCGCTGCGGCCTCGTCCAGTCGTACGCGCACGTGGAGACCAGCGGCGTCCTCACCTTCCTCCACGAGGAGGACCACTCCATGGACGAGAACCTGCCGTACATGAAGAAGCTCATGTCCGCCGGGCAGGAGGCGGTCGGCGTGCAGGTCCGCGTGGTGAACGAGGAGGGGCGCGAGGTGCCCCGGGGGATGGTGGGCGAGGTCATCGTGCGGGGGAGGAACGTGTTCGAAGGGTACCTGCACGACCCGAAGGGGACCGCAGAGGTCCTCCGGAACGGGTGGCTCTACACCGGGGACATGGCGGCCGTCGACGAGGAGGGGTACATCTACATCGTCGACCGGAAGCGGGACACCCTGATGGTGGAGAGCGTCACGGTCAGCCTCAAGGAGATCGAAACCATCGTGGCCGAGCATCCCTCGGTGAAGGAGGCCGCCGTCGTCGGCCGCCCGGACTACACGATGGGCGAGGTCCCCGTGGCGGTCGTCGTGCTGAAGGAAGGGGAGAAGGAGGACCCCGAGGGGATCCTCGAGCATTGCCGGAGGAACATGGCGCCGTTCAAGGTGCCCCGCTCGGTGGAATTCGTGAGCGTGTTCCCGCGCAACGCGCAGGGGAAAGTCCTGAAGGCGACGATCCGGGACCGGATCGCGGCCCGTCGGCGGTAGAGCCCGCTAAGCCTCCCCGAACCACTCCGCGGTGAACGCCTGCAGCGTCGCCCCGCGCCGCCAAGCGCCGGGCGGCAGGCCCGCCTTCACGCACGTCTGGTCCAGGAACGTGTCCCGGTCCCACCCGAGCTCCAGCGGCACCTGCGGGAGCAGAAGCCCGCGCCGCCCTCCCTGCGATACCATCAGCCCGTGCCGCCCCACCTCGACCTCTTCGGGACGGATGGGAACCATGGGCGTGAGGACGGAGATCTCGACGTCGAGGGAAGGCAGCTCCCCGGCGGTGACCGGCGGGAACCTCGGGTCTTCGGTGGCCGCGGCCACGGCGCACTCCTGCACCACCTTGTACAGCGGCGCAACGGCGTCCGTGTAGCCGATGCATCCCCGAAGCCGCCCCGCTTTCTTCAGGGTGACGAACGCCGCCCCGGGCGCGGCGAGCTTCCCGGACGCGTGTCCTACTGCGGTCACGTTGCGGTCCTTGAGATAGTCCTCGAGCGTCCTGCGGACGATCCCGAGAAGCGCTTCCCGCTCCTGCGGGTCGAGATACATCGAGCCCTCCAAATTTCGATATGGGAACATTATAACCGGATCCGATCCTGACAGGTCAGGAAGTACGGGACGATGTCCGGGTCGAACTGCGTCCCGGCGCACCGGCGCAGCTCCGCAGCCGCCGCCTCCACCGGCAGCGCCTTCCGGTACGCCCGGGTGGAGGTCATCGCGTCGAAGGTGTCGGCCACCGCCATGATGCGCGACGCAAGGGGGATCTCGTCGCCGGCGAGGCCGGCCGGGTAGCCGCGGCCGTCGTACCGCTCGTGATGGTGAAGGATGGCGGGGAGCAGGGGGCGGAAGAACGGGATCGGCTCGAGGATGCTCTTGGAGATCCGAGGGTGGCGGACGACCTCCTCGAACTCCTCCGGGGTCAGCTTCGAGGGCTTGTTGAGGACCGACTCCCGGACGCCGATCTTTCCCAGGTCGTGGAGCTCCGCCGCGCGCCGCAGATCCTCCACCTCGGGCGCGGAAACCCCCATCTCCTTCGCCGTCGCCACGGAGTAGATCGTCACCCGGTGCGAGTGCCCCCGCGTGTAGCAGTCCTTGGCTTCGAGCGCATTGGCCATCGCGTCGATGGAGCGGACGTACATCAGGTTGATCTCGTCGGTCTGCTCCATCACCTTCTTCTCGAGATTCACCCGGTAATCCTCGACCTGCCGCTCGAGCTCCTTCTTCCGGAGGGCGTTTTCGAGGGTGATCAGCAGGACGTCGCTCCCGAAGGGCTTGGTGAGGTAGTCGCACGCCCCCAGCTTCAGCGCGGAGACCGCGACGTCGAGATCGGCGTTGGCCGACATGACGACGCCCGCGGTCCAGGGGCTGCGCTTCGTCCATTCCTTGAGGAGGGAGATCCCGTCCATGACCGGCATCCGGATGTCCGTGAGGAGGATGTCGTACATGTACCCGTTGCCGTCGATCTTGTCGAGCGCTTCCCTCCCGTTGGCCGCCTCCTCCACGGCGTACCCGGCCTGCTCCAGCCACTCGCGGACGAGGAAACGCAGGAACTCCTCGTCGTCGACGACCAGGATGCGGGCGCCGAGGCGCCCCGCCAGAAACGGCTGCTGTACGGATTCCAGGGGCAGTTTCATGCAACCCGTTTTATCGGAAATTTGTCCTGAAAACTGTAAGGGAATTTTTCTTAACGGATTCGAATAATTACCCTACACCCGCCGCCCGTTACACATTGAACCGGACATGGACGATGTCCCCGTCCTTTACGACGTATTCCTTCCCCTCGAGGCGGAGCTTCCCCTCCGTCTTGGCCTTCGCCATGGATCCGCACCGCAGGAAGTCCTCGCTCGGGATGACCTCGGCGCGGATGAATCCCTTCTCCAGGTCGGAATGGATCCGGCCCGCCGCCGTGACCGCCGTGCTCCCCCGCCGGACGTTCCAGGCGCGCACCTCGTCCTCGCCGACCGTCAGGAAGGAGATGTACTGCATCGCATCGAAGGCGCCGCGGACCAGCCGGTCGCGGGCGGAGCGCCCCGACCCCATCTCCCGGAGGAACTCGGCCTGCTCCGTCGGGGAAAGCTGGGCGATCTCCTCCTCCACCTTGGCGCACAGGCGGACCAGCGGGAGCTTCGCGTCCGCCGCCGCCTTGTCGAGCTCCGGGTACGGGACAGCCCCAGCCGCCTCCTCCCCCACGTTCAGGACCAGGAGCATCGGGAGCCGCGTGACGAACCGGAAACCGGAAACGGCGCGCTCCTCCTCCCCCACGAGCTCGATGTCCCGAAGCGGGATCTCCTTTTCGAACGCCGCGATCGCCTTGTTCAGCGCGGTCCACTCGGAGTCGCGCTTCGCCTCCTTCGTCATCCGCTCGACCCGCTTCTGCGCGACGAGGTAATCGGAGAGGAGCATCGCGGAGGCCATGTCCCGGAACTCCCGCACGGGATTCAGCCCTCCCGGCGGCGCCGGGTGGAAATCGTCCTCGAACCCCCGCAGGACGAGGACGAGGACCTCCACGTTCTTCAGCGCGGCGAGCGCCTGCGTCGAAAGCGGGTCGGGCTCCCCGGCGTCGATGTCGTGGAAGGCGACCGTGACGTGCGTGGTCTTCTTCGGCTTGAAGATCTCCGACAGCCGGTCGACCCGGTCGTCGGGAACCTTGATCGCGCAGACGCCCGCGTTCTTCCCCTGGGACGCGCCTTCCGCCGGGCCCGCCAGCGCCCGGAACAGCGTGCTCTTGCCCGAACCTGCATTTCCGAATATCCCCACTTCCACCGTCGATCTCCTCTTTCAGTCTTCCGGGATTCCCGCCAGAAGGTCGAACTCGGGGAAGGTTAGCCCGGCGACCCGCGTCCTGGCAAGGACATACGTCTCCTGCCGGACGAATTCCCGGAATCCCGGCCGCGCCAGGATCCGCTCCACGTCCTTGTGCTGGGTACGATGGCACCGGAAGGCCCGGAGTTTTGTCTCCGCCGACCCCGCGGTGTCGATGAAGGTGGTGAGCTTTTCGAGGGGGACTCCGGACAGCGGCAGCTCCCACGCCGCCAGGACCTCCCGGGGGAGCTCGAACTGGTAGAGCTTGAAGGGGGCGAACGGCGCGGCGCCGGTCCGGGCATGGCCGGGATACCACCCGGGATCCCCCGCCCGGTCGAAAGCGGTAAGCGCGACCTCGCACATCGTCTTATGGTCGGCGTGCCGGGAGACCCCCTCCGGCCCGAAGCCGACCACCACGTGGGGGCGCACCCGGCGGATCGCCTCGACGGCGGCCTCCACCAGGAGCTCGCGGGGCGTGCCCGCGAGCTGCCCGTCGAGGAAGCCGAGGAAGTGGACCTTCGCGGCGCCCAGGACCGCCGCCGCCTCCTCCAGCTCGCGCGACCGGACCTCGCCGAGATGCTCCCGGTCGGTGACGGGCGGATCGCCCAGCATCCCGGCCTCTCCGCGGGTCGCGGGGGCGAGGTGAACCTCCGCCCCCTGCGCCGCGTACTTCGCGATCGTCCCGCCCGGACCGAACGTCTCGTCGTCCGGGTGGGCCAAAAGAAACAGGATCCGTCTCGGCATCGCGCCGCGCCTTCCCTTCAACGTGATACCGGTAAGATATCACCATCGGGCTCCCGGCGCGGAGCCGGCCGAACGCGCGCCGCGCGTCAGGCGTTGTAACCCGCCTCCCCGTGCTGCGAAAGGTCGAGCCCCACCAGCTCGTGCTCCGGGTCGACCCGGATCCCCATCGTCTTGTCGAGAAGGACGAGCAGCCCGTAACTGACGCAAAACGAGTACGCCGCGACGACGCCCACGGCGAGGAACTGCGTCTCGAGGAGCTTCGGGTTGCCGTAGAGCAGGCCGTCGGCCCCCGCCGGGTTGACGGCGACCGTCGCCAGCAGGCCGGTCGCCAGCATCCCGAGCATCCCGCCCACGCAGTGGACGCCCACGACGTCGAGGGAGTCGTCGAGGCCGACCCTCCCCTTGACCATGACCGCGCCGTAGCAGACGGCGCCGGCCGCCGC
The sequence above is drawn from the Thermodesulfobacteriota bacterium genome and encodes:
- a CDS encoding HD domain-containing phosphohydrolase translates to MKLPLESVQQPFLAGRLGARILVVDDEEFLRFLVREWLEQAGYAVEEAANGREALDKIDGNGYMYDILLTDIRMPVMDGISLLKEWTKRSPWTAGVVMSANADLDVAVSALKLGACDYLTKPFGSDVLLITLENALRKKELERQVEDYRVNLEKKVMEQTDEINLMYVRSIDAMANALEAKDCYTRGHSHRVTIYSVATAKEMGVSAPEVEDLRRAAELHDLGKIGVRESVLNKPSKLTPEEFEEVVRHPRISKSILEPIPFFRPLLPAILHHHERYDGRGYPAGLAGDEIPLASRIMAVADTFDAMTSTRAYRKALPVEAAAAELRRCAGTQFDPDIVPYFLTCQDRIRL
- the amrA gene encoding AmmeMemoRadiSam system protein A; this encodes MYLDPQEREALLGIVRRTLEDYLKDRNVTAVGHASGKLAAPGAAFVTLKKAGRLRGCIGYTDAVAPLYKVVQECAVAAATEDPRFPPVTAGELPSLDVEISVLTPMVPIRPEEVEVGRHGLMVSQGGRRGLLLPQVPLELGWDRDTFLDQTCVKAGLPPGAWRRGATLQAFTAEWFGEA
- the nth gene encoding endonuclease III; the protein is MTRGKGAAPVGEVLDFLAREYPEARILLDCRGPFELLVATVLAAQCTDERVNKVTPELFRSFPGPAEIAEAGQEEIEELVRSTGFYRNKAKALRELSAAVVRKHGGEVPRTMEELTALPGVGRKTASVLLGACFGTPALPVDTHVARVSFRLGLTGSKDPERIEEDLAGSIPRERWWEFTTRLGWHGRKVCVARKPRCPQCGLERVCPKRGLAGRSGP
- a CDS encoding AMP-binding protein, whose protein sequence is MIIRDILEHNARIHPSKVALSERNEEVTYLELRRRVRKRAAALQRLGISRGDRAAILAHNTIGSVEFFFAVTHIGASVVQLHPTLVGREMASVLQDAEVKALFHEADLGGKIEEIRAFLPQIPDILRMDDPRLTLPEGEEGPEEDPAVEAKDIALVVYTSGPTGRPRGAMLSHRNLMAASVYSAMELGFSRRNVYLSCATLPYLGGIGRMLRFFHVGASIILQREFEPIEVLRTIERRSVTHVVLTPSMMYRILDAPSASRFNLSTLQMLLYGGAWISVDLLRRSIGFFRCGLVQSYAHVETSGVLTFLHEEDHSMDENLPYMKKLMSAGQEAVGVQVRVVNEEGREVPRGMVGEVIVRGRNVFEGYLHDPKGTAEVLRNGWLYTGDMAAVDEEGYIYIVDRKRDTLMVESVTVSLKEIETIVAEHPSVKEAAVVGRPDYTMGEVPVAVVVLKEGEKEDPEGILEHCRRNMAPFKVPRSVEFVSVFPRNAQGKVLKATIRDRIAARRR
- a CDS encoding DUF933 domain-containing protein; the encoded protein is MEVGIFGNAGSGKSTLFRALAGPAEGASQGKNAGVCAIKVPDDRVDRLSEIFKPKKTTHVTVAFHDIDAGEPDPLSTQALAALKNVEVLVLVLRGFEDDFHPAPPGGLNPVREFRDMASAMLLSDYLVAQKRVERMTKEAKRDSEWTALNKAIAAFEKEIPLRDIELVGEEERAVSGFRFVTRLPMLLVLNVGEEAAGAVPYPELDKAAADAKLPLVRLCAKVEEEIAQLSPTEQAEFLREMGSGRSARDRLVRGAFDAMQYISFLTVGEDEVRAWNVRRGSTAVTAAGRIHSDLEKGFIRAEVIPSEDFLRCGSMAKAKTEGKLRLEGKEYVVKDGDIVHVRFNV
- a CDS encoding PIG-L deacetylase family protein; protein product: MPRRILFLLAHPDDETFGPGGTIAKYAAQGAEVHLAPATRGEAGMLGDPPVTDREHLGEVRSRELEEAAAVLGAAKVHFLGFLDGQLAGTPRELLVEAAVEAIRRVRPHVVVGFGPEGVSRHADHKTMCEVALTAFDRAGDPGWYPGHARTGAAPFAPFKLYQFELPREVLAAWELPLSGVPLEKLTTFIDTAGSAETKLRAFRCHRTQHKDVERILARPGFREFVRQETYVLARTRVAGLTFPEFDLLAGIPED